The proteins below come from a single Mycolicibacterium sp. TY81 genomic window:
- a CDS encoding serine hydrolase domain-containing protein: protein MVLKVSVSPDLVHGDADDGYGKVADAFRANFAAGGEVGAALCVYRDGRKVVDMWGGYRDGISRAPWQADTMVNMFSSTKGVAALAVAHAVSKGLFDYDERVSTYWPEFAAQDKGDVTVRQLLAHQAGLCVLTPNPLLSDIADPVRLSAILAAQKPAWTPGTRHGYHAITIGWYESELIRRTDGRTLGRYLAEEITGPSGLDLYIGLPDSVDRNRLATLHHWQRYESLRHLDVMPAGFLIGSLNPRGLLARTAAIPADIDPYAGDYNTDKVRRVEIPSANGTGTARALAGLYGAAATGGSEIGFTPEIFDALIAPPRNPSGGTRDMVLRLDGAYSLGFCKEFPRMVFGSSGKAFGTPGFGGSFGFADPDTGVGFGYVMNRLGFHLVSDPRELAIRQALFHDVLGARLQS, encoded by the coding sequence ATGGTGCTCAAGGTCTCCGTCTCCCCTGATCTGGTCCACGGCGATGCCGACGACGGCTACGGCAAGGTCGCCGACGCGTTCCGGGCCAACTTCGCGGCCGGGGGCGAGGTCGGCGCGGCGCTGTGCGTCTACCGTGACGGCCGCAAGGTCGTCGACATGTGGGGCGGCTACCGCGACGGCATCAGCCGGGCGCCGTGGCAGGCCGACACCATGGTCAACATGTTCTCGTCAACGAAAGGTGTTGCCGCCCTAGCCGTTGCGCACGCGGTGTCGAAGGGGCTCTTCGATTACGACGAGCGGGTCAGCACGTACTGGCCCGAGTTCGCCGCGCAGGACAAGGGCGACGTCACCGTGCGTCAGCTGCTGGCGCACCAGGCGGGCCTGTGCGTCCTGACGCCCAACCCGCTGCTGTCCGACATCGCCGACCCGGTGCGACTCTCCGCCATCCTCGCCGCGCAGAAACCCGCATGGACGCCCGGCACCCGGCACGGGTATCACGCCATCACCATCGGCTGGTACGAGTCCGAGCTGATCCGTCGCACCGATGGCCGTACACTCGGCCGCTATCTCGCCGAGGAGATCACCGGGCCGTCGGGCCTCGACCTGTACATCGGTCTGCCGGACTCGGTCGATCGGAACCGGCTCGCCACGTTGCACCATTGGCAGCGTTACGAGTCCTTGCGGCACCTCGACGTCATGCCGGCCGGGTTCCTGATCGGCAGCCTCAACCCGCGCGGGTTGCTGGCCAGGACCGCCGCCATCCCCGCCGACATCGACCCCTACGCCGGCGACTACAACACCGACAAGGTGCGCCGCGTCGAGATCCCGTCCGCCAACGGCACCGGCACGGCGCGCGCACTGGCCGGCCTCTACGGCGCCGCGGCGACCGGCGGGAGCGAAATAGGTTTCACCCCAGAGATTTTCGATGCATTGATCGCCCCGCCGCGCAATCCGTCGGGCGGCACGCGGGACATGGTGCTGCGGCTGGACGGCGCATACTCCCTCGGCTTCTGCAAGGAGTTCCCGCGGATGGTGTTCGGATCGTCGGGAAAGGCGTTCGGCACGCCCGGCTTCGGTGGCTCGTTCGGCTTCGCCGACCCCGACACCGGCGTGGGCTTCGGCTACGTGATGAACCGACTGGGCTTCCATCTGGTCAGCGATCCCCGCGAGCTGGCCATCCGGCAGGCACTCTTCCACGACGTCCTCGGCGCCCGGTTGCAGAGCTAG
- the rplO gene encoding 50S ribosomal protein L15 yields the protein MSVIKLHDLKPAAGSKKAKTRVGRGEGSKGKTAGRGTKGTKARKNVPVTFEGGQMPIHMRLPKLKGFRNRFRTEYAVVNVGDLAKAFPQGGTVGVDELVAAGLVRKNTLVKVLGDGKLAVKVDVTANKFSGSAREAITAAGGSATEL from the coding sequence ATGAGCGTCATCAAGCTGCACGACCTCAAGCCGGCCGCGGGGTCCAAGAAGGCCAAGACCCGCGTCGGTCGTGGTGAGGGCTCCAAGGGTAAGACCGCTGGTCGTGGTACCAAGGGCACCAAGGCCCGCAAGAACGTCCCCGTGACGTTCGAGGGTGGCCAGATGCCGATCCACATGCGTCTGCCGAAGCTCAAGGGCTTCCGCAACCGCTTCCGCACGGAGTACGCGGTGGTGAACGTCGGCGACCTCGCCAAGGCGTTCCCGCAGGGCGGCACCGTCGGTGTGGACGAGCTGGTGGCCGCGGGCCTGGTTCGCAAGAACACCCTGGTCAAGGTGCTCGGCGACGGCAAGCTGGCCGTCAAGGTCGACGTCACCGCCAACAAGTTCAGCGGTAGCGCCCGTGAGGCGATCACCGCTGCCGGTGGTAGCGCGACCGAGCTGTAA
- the rpsE gene encoding 30S ribosomal protein S5: MADQAGAGSAQDNRGGRGDRDGRGRRDDRGGRGRGDDRGEKSNYIERVVTINRVSKVVKGGRRFSFTALVIVGDGHGMVGVGYGKAKEVPAAIAKGVEEARKGFFRVPLIGGTIVHPVQGEAAAGVVMLRPASPGTGVIAGGAARAVLECAGVHDILAKSLGSDNAINVVHATVAALKQLQRPEEVAARRGLPIEDVAPAGMLRARREAEALAASAAREGSA; this comes from the coding sequence ATGGCCGACCAGGCTGGCGCCGGTTCGGCGCAGGACAACCGTGGTGGCCGCGGCGACCGTGACGGCCGGGGCCGTCGCGACGACCGTGGTGGCCGTGGCCGTGGCGATGACCGCGGTGAGAAGAGCAACTACATCGAGCGCGTTGTCACCATCAACCGCGTTTCGAAGGTGGTCAAGGGTGGTCGGCGCTTCAGCTTCACCGCGCTGGTGATCGTCGGTGACGGCCACGGCATGGTGGGCGTCGGCTACGGCAAGGCCAAGGAAGTTCCGGCCGCCATCGCCAAGGGTGTCGAGGAGGCTCGCAAGGGCTTCTTCCGCGTCCCGCTGATCGGTGGCACCATCGTGCACCCGGTTCAGGGCGAGGCCGCTGCCGGTGTCGTGATGCTGCGTCCGGCCAGCCCGGGTACCGGTGTGATCGCCGGTGGTGCGGCTCGCGCGGTGCTGGAATGCGCCGGCGTGCACGACATCCTGGCCAAGTCGCTGGGCAGCGACAACGCGATCAACGTGGTGCACGCCACCGTTGCCGCGCTGAAGCAGCTGCAGCGTCCGGAGGAAGTGGCGGCCCGTCGTGGCCTGCCCATCGAAGATGTTGCGCCGGCCGGCATGCTGCGGGCCCGGCGTGAGGCAGAAGCGCTCGCCGCCTCGGCAGCGCGTGAAGGATCGGCATAA
- the rpmD gene encoding 50S ribosomal protein L30: MAELKITQVRGTVGARWKQRESLRTLGLRKIRQSVVREDNAQTRGLLAVVNHLVTVEEA, translated from the coding sequence ATGGCTGAACTGAAGATCACCCAGGTGCGCGGCACCGTGGGTGCCCGGTGGAAGCAGCGCGAGAGCCTGCGGACGCTGGGATTGCGCAAGATCCGCCAGTCCGTCGTTCGCGAGGACAACGCGCAGACCCGTGGTCTGCTCGCGGTGGTCAACCACCTCGTCACGGTTGAGGAGGCGTAA
- the rplF gene encoding 50S ribosomal protein L6, whose amino-acid sequence MSRIGKQPVVIPAGVDVTIDGQNIAVKGPKGTLTLDVAEPIEVSRNDEGAVVVTRPNDERRNRSLHGLSRTLIANLVTGVTQGYTTKMEIFGVGYRVQAKGSNLEFALGYSHPVLIEAPEGITFAVETPTKFSVSGIDKQKVGQISAVIRRLRRPDPYKGKGIRYEGEQIRRKVGKTGK is encoded by the coding sequence ATGTCGCGTATTGGAAAGCAGCCGGTTGTCATTCCGGCCGGCGTCGATGTGACCATCGACGGCCAGAACATCGCCGTGAAGGGCCCCAAGGGCACCCTGACTCTCGATGTTGCCGAGCCCATCGAGGTGTCGCGCAACGACGAAGGTGCCGTCGTGGTCACCCGTCCGAACGACGAGCGTCGTAACCGCTCGCTGCACGGACTGTCCCGCACCCTGATCGCCAACCTGGTGACCGGTGTGACGCAGGGCTACACCACCAAGATGGAAATCTTCGGCGTCGGTTACCGCGTGCAGGCCAAGGGCTCGAACCTGGAGTTCGCGCTCGGCTACAGCCACCCGGTGCTGATCGAGGCCCCCGAGGGCATCACGTTCGCAGTCGAGACCCCGACGAAGTTCTCGGTGTCCGGCATCGACAAGCAGAAAGTCGGCCAGATCTCGGCAGTCATCCGCCGCCTGCGTCGCCCCGACCCGTACAAGGGCAAGGGCATTCGCTACGAGGGTGAGCAGATCCGCCGCAAGGTCGGAAAGACAGGTAAGTAG
- the rplR gene encoding 50S ribosomal protein L18: protein MANTETDKRKPLGQNISETRRVARLRRHARLRKKVAGTAERPRLMVNRSSRHIHVQVIDDLTGTTLAAASSIEADVRAVDGDKKAVSTRVGQLIAERAKAAGISEVVFDRGGYSYGGRIAALADAARESGLTF from the coding sequence ATGGCCAACACTGAGACTGACAAGCGTAAGCCGTTGGGCCAGAACATCTCTGAGACCCGTCGGGTGGCGCGTCTGCGTCGTCACGCCCGTCTGCGCAAGAAGGTCGCCGGCACCGCCGAGCGTCCGCGTCTGATGGTCAACCGCTCCTCGCGGCACATCCACGTCCAGGTGATCGACGACCTGACCGGCACCACGCTGGCCGCCGCGTCGTCCATCGAGGCCGACGTGCGTGCCGTCGACGGTGACAAGAAGGCCGTCAGCACCCGCGTGGGTCAGCTGATCGCCGAGCGTGCCAAGGCTGCCGGCATCTCCGAGGTCGTCTTCGACCGCGGTGGCTACAGCTACGGCGGCCGGATCGCCGCGCTCGCGGACGCCGCTCGTGAAAGCGGGTTGACGTTCTAA
- the rpsH gene encoding 30S ribosomal protein S8 translates to MTMTDPIADFLTRLRNANSAYHDEVTLPHSKIKANIAEILKKEGYITDYRTEDARVGKSLVVSLKYGPSRERSIAGLRRVSKPGLRVYAKSTNLPRVLGGLGVAIISTSSGLLTDRQAARQGVGGEVLAYVW, encoded by the coding sequence ATGACAATGACGGATCCGATCGCAGACTTCTTGACACGTCTGCGCAACGCCAACTCGGCGTACCACGACGAGGTGACCCTGCCCCACTCGAAGATCAAGGCGAACATCGCCGAGATCCTCAAGAAGGAGGGTTACATCACCGACTACCGCACCGAGGACGCCCGCGTGGGCAAGAGCCTCGTTGTTTCCCTCAAGTACGGCCCGAGCCGCGAGCGCAGCATCGCCGGCCTCCGCCGGGTGTCGAAGCCCGGTCTGCGGGTGTACGCGAAATCCACCAACCTGCCGCGGGTTCTGGGTGGCCTGGGCGTGGCGATCATCTCCACGTCCTCCGGCCTGCTCACCGACCGCCAGGCAGCTCGACAGGGCGTGGGCGGCGAAGTCCTCGCTTACGTCTGGTAG
- the sppA gene encoding signal peptide peptidase SppA: MFAFRPSLPGLPGPDELRALVRKVDTARHHGVPNGCVLELDLQAVPPETAGFDPIAFVMGNSRPLVLRDAVAAIHRAADDKRVAGLIARVQLPAAAAGPVQELRDAIAAFSAIKPSIAWAETYPGTMSYYLASAFREVWMQPSGTVGLVGFATNALFLRDAFDKAGIEAQFVARGEYKSAANMFTQDRYTEPHREADGRLIESLHAQVLTAIAESRGVDAGELDALVDRAPLLRDDALAANLVDRIGFRDEAYARVGELTGGAAESDGKEAPPRLFLSRYAKATAGHTLPEVPPLPGIKHKPTIAVVTMAGPIVSGRGGPSAFPPGPSSVGGDTIAAALREAAADDDVTAVVLRVDSPGGAVTGSETIWREVARLREAGKPVVASMGAVAASGGYYVSMAADHIVANAGTITGSIGVVTGKLVTKGLKERLGVGSDAVRTNENADAWSANQPFTEAQHAHVVAEADLFYTDFVERVADGRNLPVEAVEQVARGRIWTGADALERGLVDELGGLRTAVRRAKVLAGLDPDATAKVVNYPGSSLLDHVRPKASSQPAAASLPEAVAALLGRSLVGALGQAERSMTGVSALWLGDYRF; encoded by the coding sequence ATGTTTGCTTTCCGGCCAAGCCTGCCCGGTCTCCCCGGCCCCGACGAGTTGCGAGCCCTGGTCCGCAAAGTCGACACCGCACGTCACCACGGCGTGCCCAACGGCTGCGTACTGGAACTCGACCTGCAGGCCGTGCCGCCGGAGACCGCCGGCTTCGACCCGATCGCCTTCGTCATGGGCAACTCGCGGCCCCTCGTGCTGCGCGACGCCGTCGCCGCCATCCACCGCGCAGCCGACGACAAGCGCGTAGCCGGCCTGATCGCCCGGGTCCAATTGCCCGCTGCCGCAGCGGGTCCGGTGCAGGAGCTGCGCGACGCCATCGCCGCGTTCAGCGCCATCAAGCCGTCCATCGCCTGGGCCGAGACCTACCCGGGGACCATGTCGTACTACCTGGCCTCGGCGTTCCGGGAAGTGTGGATGCAGCCGTCGGGCACCGTCGGGCTGGTCGGTTTCGCCACCAACGCGCTGTTCCTGCGCGACGCGTTCGACAAGGCCGGCATCGAGGCACAGTTCGTCGCGCGCGGCGAGTACAAGTCGGCGGCCAACATGTTCACGCAGGACCGCTACACCGAGCCACACCGCGAGGCCGACGGCCGCCTCATCGAGAGCCTGCATGCCCAGGTGCTGACCGCCATCGCGGAATCCCGCGGCGTCGACGCCGGCGAGCTCGACGCCCTGGTCGACCGGGCGCCGCTGCTGCGTGACGACGCGCTCGCCGCCAACCTGGTGGACCGCATCGGTTTCCGCGACGAGGCCTATGCCCGGGTCGGCGAATTGACCGGTGGCGCAGCGGAATCCGACGGCAAGGAAGCGCCGCCGCGGCTGTTCCTGTCCCGGTACGCCAAGGCCACCGCGGGACACACGCTGCCCGAGGTGCCGCCGCTGCCGGGCATCAAGCACAAGCCGACCATCGCCGTCGTCACCATGGCCGGGCCCATCGTCAGCGGCCGCGGCGGTCCGAGCGCCTTCCCGCCCGGACCGTCGAGCGTCGGCGGCGACACCATCGCTGCGGCCCTACGGGAAGCCGCCGCGGACGACGACGTCACGGCTGTCGTGCTGCGGGTCGACAGCCCGGGTGGTGCGGTCACCGGGTCGGAGACGATCTGGCGCGAGGTGGCGCGACTGCGCGAGGCGGGCAAGCCGGTCGTCGCGTCGATGGGCGCGGTCGCCGCGTCGGGCGGTTACTACGTTTCGATGGCGGCCGACCACATCGTCGCCAACGCCGGCACCATCACCGGATCCATCGGCGTCGTGACGGGCAAGCTCGTCACCAAGGGTCTCAAGGAACGGCTAGGTGTCGGCTCGGATGCCGTGCGCACCAACGAGAATGCGGACGCCTGGTCGGCCAACCAGCCGTTCACCGAAGCGCAGCACGCGCACGTGGTGGCCGAGGCGGACCTCTTCTACACCGACTTCGTGGAGCGCGTCGCCGACGGCCGCAACCTGCCGGTCGAGGCCGTCGAGCAGGTGGCCCGCGGCCGCATCTGGACCGGTGCCGACGCGCTGGAACGCGGCCTGGTCGACGAACTCGGTGGGCTGCGGACCGCCGTCCGCCGGGCCAAGGTGCTGGCCGGGCTCGATCCCGATGCGACCGCCAAGGTCGTCAACTACCCGGGCTCGTCCCTGCTGGATCACGTGCGACCCAAGGCCTCGTCGCAGCCGGCCGCGGCGTCGTTGCCGGAAGCGGTCGCGGCGCTGCTCGGCCGGTCGCTGGTCGGTGCCCTCGGCCAGGCCGAGCGGTCGATGACCGGGGTCAGCGCTCTCTGGCTGGGGGACTACCGCTTTTAG